The following are encoded in a window of Seleniivibrio woodruffii genomic DNA:
- a CDS encoding metal-dependent hydrolase yields MKWKTHIAIGLSYAAASGRFEMLPATMLATGAVLPDIIDRSISFGIESVWQKVHRNISHWWFIYFALTLSCIFTGMQMPYYLFIGCMLHIYADSLTVSGVPFLNPFEAGYGLRKAKTGNLSEYILAGIMVGFMFLIGFLPVPIWMTLTAIFILSAIFNHKEQNPMQHDKKQIALSELSKLWTKYNIDIAPNQNATALDNPHFSNNLINEFYQANTKDIPETQLSIIIEILNYLDEHGDISSVSTNIKDISAYNEPALRQTLSKVTLLQHSINTANEIISRNRKLNAFYKGDILIAALAHDIGKISAADKINIGEHPKASVLFLNSINGFKELSQKTAIEEAILNHDSTGGGELAEKLRIANTEARKKEAATNNPNQVKNTILDEIDAGTLIETLRARINVANGIKFDAFSFGSVVYFKTDAFWKAVAKSIQISPDTNFEDAEYRKTHLLEAVKILNKTGFIDNDLLTPETFTQMFSITFKDGSTQKIYATPLKLKSFNNPAELENNKTGILSEITAVTPLYQEKGK; encoded by the coding sequence ATGAAGTGGAAAACCCATATAGCAATCGGTCTTTCATATGCCGCTGCATCCGGTAGATTTGAGATGCTTCCGGCAACGATGCTGGCAACCGGTGCAGTTCTTCCTGACATAATTGACAGGTCAATCTCATTTGGAATCGAATCCGTCTGGCAGAAGGTACACAGAAACATCAGCCACTGGTGGTTTATATACTTTGCACTAACCCTATCATGTATCTTCACAGGCATGCAGATGCCCTACTATCTTTTTATTGGCTGTATGCTGCATATATATGCAGACTCTCTCACCGTATCAGGTGTCCCATTTTTAAACCCTTTTGAAGCTGGTTATGGGCTAAGGAAAGCGAAAACCGGAAACTTATCTGAATATATTCTGGCTGGAATAATGGTGGGATTCATGTTTCTGATTGGATTCCTGCCAGTGCCAATATGGATGACTCTTACAGCAATTTTCATTCTCTCTGCCATATTTAACCACAAAGAACAAAACCCAATGCAACATGATAAAAAGCAAATCGCTTTATCTGAGCTGTCAAAACTATGGACAAAATACAATATAGACATTGCCCCCAATCAGAATGCCACAGCATTGGATAACCCACATTTCAGTAACAATCTGATAAATGAGTTTTATCAAGCCAACACCAAAGATATTCCGGAAACCCAGCTCAGCATAATCATTGAAATCCTGAACTACCTCGATGAACATGGAGATATATCCTCTGTATCAACCAATATAAAAGATATTTCGGCATACAATGAACCAGCACTCAGGCAAACTCTCTCAAAAGTCACATTGTTGCAGCACAGTATAAATACAGCCAATGAAATAATTTCTCGAAACAGAAAGCTCAACGCATTTTATAAAGGAGATATACTTATAGCGGCACTGGCACATGATATAGGAAAAATCTCAGCCGCAGACAAAATAAATATAGGAGAGCATCCTAAAGCATCCGTACTGTTTCTTAACAGCATTAACGGTTTTAAAGAACTTTCCCAAAAAACTGCAATAGAAGAGGCAATTCTTAACCACGACAGCACCGGCGGCGGCGAACTCGCCGAAAAGCTCAGAATTGCCAACACCGAAGCCAGAAAAAAAGAAGCCGCAACAAATAACCCTAATCAAGTCAAGAACACCATACTTGACGAAATAGACGCTGGCACTCTCATAGAAACACTAAGAGCCCGTATCAATGTCGCAAACGGCATTAAATTCGATGCTTTCAGCTTCGGAAGTGTTGTCTACTTTAAAACTGATGCATTCTGGAAAGCTGTTGCCAAAAGTATTCAAATATCGCCCGATACAAACTTTGAGGATGCTGAATACCGCAAGACTCATCTCCTCGAAGCCGTAAAAATACTCAATAAAACCGGATTCATAGATAACGACCTGCTTACTCCGGAAACATTTACCCAAATGTTTTCTATCACTTTTAAAGACGGCAGCACCCAAAAGATCTATGCAACTCCATTAAAACTTAAATCTTTCAACAACCCAGCAGAACTCGAAAACAACAAAACAGGAATACTTTCAGAAATTACTGCAGTTACACCTCTTTATCAGGAGAAAGGTAAATGA
- a CDS encoding type IV secretory system conjugative DNA transfer family protein, with translation MQTVVGTGHRIKDRSKKAALSISDADLSGHSWVFGTTRVGKTRLIENILEQSINKGYSTVIIDPKGDVELFSKITQVALEAGRKDDLMLISPIFPQYSLKINPLEYYYMPEELVGHLVSGIEVGKEPFFYNVAYETSLMIVQAFMLITKKTYGERFNFNDVKDVVSHHDIESLQKQIESIGGDDATVQLAADLKKIVDSGIDYYNKVSSSLRVALMELTQGNIGEIIGKARGNAVIERLEAGKGVILVAQIGSLITRKAAFTVGKVLLSMLQSYVGRVFSSGKKVHPTLQIHMDEAQNVLYKGIDDFFAKAGGASVQLFGYSQSVNQIYAALNDIFYGNTILDNTNNKMFFKAPDSETAEYVCRHFGVEKQMTSMMSTSGVLNIRETENDVLQPQDILGLSRREFFMLNYDGTFFGKTNNVSELYVDVVYPEATV, from the coding sequence ATGCAGACAGTTGTCGGAACAGGACATAGAATAAAAGATAGAAGTAAAAAAGCAGCCCTGTCCATAAGCGATGCTGATCTCTCAGGGCACTCATGGGTTTTCGGAACAACAAGGGTGGGTAAAACCAGACTTATCGAGAATATTCTGGAACAGTCTATCAATAAGGGATACAGCACAGTCATCATTGACCCGAAAGGCGATGTTGAACTTTTCAGCAAAATAACACAGGTCGCACTGGAGGCTGGAAGAAAAGATGATTTAATGCTGATATCCCCAATATTTCCACAATACAGTCTCAAGATTAATCCCCTCGAATACTACTACATGCCTGAGGAGCTTGTCGGACACCTTGTATCCGGTATTGAGGTTGGTAAAGAACCTTTCTTTTACAATGTAGCATATGAAACCAGCCTGATGATTGTTCAGGCGTTTATGCTGATTACAAAGAAGACTTATGGGGAACGCTTCAATTTCAATGATGTCAAAGATGTTGTTTCCCATCATGACATCGAATCACTTCAAAAACAGATAGAATCAATAGGCGGCGATGATGCCACCGTTCAGCTTGCGGCAGATCTCAAAAAAATCGTTGATTCCGGAATAGACTATTACAACAAGGTATCATCATCACTCCGAGTAGCCCTTATGGAACTCACGCAGGGCAATATCGGTGAGATTATAGGCAAAGCCCGAGGGAATGCCGTTATCGAACGTCTGGAAGCCGGCAAAGGCGTTATCCTTGTTGCCCAGATAGGTTCGCTAATAACAAGAAAGGCCGCATTCACTGTAGGCAAGGTACTTCTCTCAATGCTCCAGTCATATGTCGGGCGTGTTTTCTCAAGCGGCAAAAAAGTACACCCAACACTTCAGATTCACATGGATGAAGCACAGAACGTCCTATACAAAGGCATTGATGATTTTTTCGCAAAAGCGGGCGGAGCAAGTGTTCAGCTTTTTGGATACAGCCAGAGCGTAAACCAGATTTATGCCGCTCTTAACGATATCTTTTATGGCAACACCATACTTGATAACACCAACAATAAAATGTTTTTCAAAGCTCCTGACTCAGAAACGGCTGAATACGTCTGCCGACATTTCGGCGTTGAAAAGCAGATGACTAGCATGATGAGCACATCGGGCGTTTTAAATATCAGAGAAACAGAAAACGATGTTCTCCAACCTCAGGATATTCTCGGATTATCCAGAAGAGAATTTTTCATGCTCAATTATGACGGCACATTTTTCGGCAAAACAAACAACGTCAGCGAGCTTTATGTTGATGTCGTGTATCCGGAGGCAACAGTATGA